A genomic stretch from Camelus ferus isolate YT-003-E chromosome 17, BCGSAC_Cfer_1.0, whole genome shotgun sequence includes:
- the TMEM158 gene encoding transmembrane protein 158 encodes MLPLLVALLAAACPLPPTCGGATDAPGLLGAPLNVSVNASSAGEPAAPRLLASAAPGAPEQPGPEEEAAAPCNISVQRQMLSSLLVRWGRPRGFQCDLLLFSTNAHGRAFFAAAFHRVGPPLLIEHLGLAAGGAQQDLRLCVGCGWVRGRRPGRLRPAGATAGAPTALPAYPGAEPPGPLWLQGEPLHFCCLDFSLEELQGEPGWRLNRKPIESTLVACFMTLVIVVWSVAALIWPVPIIAGFLPNGMEQRRTTASAAAAAAPAAVPAGTTAAAAAAAAAAAAAAAVTSGAATK; translated from the coding sequence ATGCTGCCCCTGCTCGTCGCGCTGCTGGCCGCCGCCTGCCCACTGCCGCCAACCTGCGGCGGGGCTACGGACGCGCCCGGCCTCCTCGGGGCGCCCCTCAACGTTTCGGTCAACGCGTCGTCCGCTGGCGAGCCCGCCGCCCCGCGGCTGCTGGCCTCGGCAGCGCCTGGGGCCCCCGAACAACCGGGCccggaggaggaggcggcggcgccGTGCAACATCAGCGTGCAGCGGCAGATGCTGAGCTCGCTGCTCGTGCGCTGGGGCCGCCCGCGGGGCTTCCAGTGTGACCTGCTGCTCTTCTCCACCAACGCGCACGGCCGCGCCTTCTTCGCCGCAGCCTTCCACCGTGTCGGGCCGCCGCTGCTCATCGAGCACCTGGGGTTGGCGGCGGGCGGCGCGCAGCAGGACCTGCGCCTCTGCGTGGGCTGCGGCTGGGTGCGCGGCCGCCGCCCCGGCCGCCTCCGACCTGCCGGCGCCACCGCCGGGGCGCCCACCGCGCTGCCCGCCTACCCCGGTGCCGAGCCCCCTGGGCCGCTGTGGCTGCAGGGCGAGCCGCTACATTTCTGCTGCCTGGACTTCAGCCTGGAGGAGTTGCAGGGAGAGCCGGGCTGGCGGCTGAATCGCAAGCCCATCGAGTCCACGCTGGTGGCCTGCTTCATGACCCTGGTCATCGTAGTGTGGAGCGTGGCCGCCCTCATCTGGCCGGTGCCCATCATCGCCGGTTTCCTGCCCAACGGCATGGAGCAGCGCCGGACCACCgccagcgccgccgccgccgccgcccccgccgccgtgCCCGCGGGgaccaccgccgccgccgccgccgccgccgccgccgccgccgccgccgcggccgtcACCTCGGGGGCGGCGACCAAGTGA